The Vibrio quintilis DNA window TAAAGGCTAAGCCGCGGCGGGTGCAAACGACTGACAGTTTTTAGGACAGACCTTATTACACGCCATACAACCGATGCAATCTCCGGCATTTTCGACCATCATGACCATCATGACTTCGTCTTCATCATAATAATCATCGTCTTCATCAATATCCTCTTTTTCAATCAGATTAAACACATCCCGGGCACAGACTTTGTAACATCGTCCGCAACCAATACAATCTGCCTGACTGATTTCCTGTATAAATTGTGGTTCCCATTCTGCACCGCTCCGGGTCA harbors:
- the fdxB gene encoding ferredoxin III, nif-specific; translation: MGNIKGLTRSGAEWEPQFIQEISQADCIGCGRCYKVCARDVFNLIEKEDIDEDDDYYDEDEVMMVMMVENAGDCIGCMACNKVCPKNCQSFAPAAA